One genomic segment of Pseudonocardia sp. T1-2H includes these proteins:
- a CDS encoding MFS transporter — translation MSTSHAGSGHAPSASPFTQPKAVWAVAFACVISFMGIGLVDPILPALATQLDASHTQVELLFTSYLVVTAVAMLITGWVSSRIGAKRTLVTGLAIIVVFSALAGAAGGIGGIVGFRAGWGLGNALFIATSLAVIVGSASGGFGGAIVLYETALGVGIATGPLLGGLLGDISWRGPFFGVSVLMLIALVATVVFVDRTPKPDTPSKLSEPLSALKHRNLRTTSLVGLLYNWGFFTLLGYAPFLMNLSALRLGAVFFAWGILVALFAVFGAVWLKERFGTARTLYGSLICVAVILAVIGAFSGTVWAVIAAVIASGAFVGLNNTLVTTAVMSISPVPRNVASATYGFVRFIGGGLAPFAAGLLAESVGVKVPFLIAAVVVLVGAALLSTVHKALEDADAEQTAPSHRRADAEEAVRTVPAVEEEAVLAGKALLEDRR, via the coding sequence GTGAGCACCTCGCACGCCGGCTCGGGACACGCCCCGTCCGCGAGCCCGTTCACGCAGCCGAAGGCCGTCTGGGCCGTCGCCTTCGCCTGTGTCATCTCGTTCATGGGCATCGGGCTCGTCGACCCGATCCTGCCCGCGCTCGCGACCCAGCTCGATGCCAGCCACACCCAGGTCGAGCTGTTGTTCACCAGCTACCTCGTGGTGACCGCGGTCGCCATGCTGATCACCGGCTGGGTGTCCAGCCGGATCGGCGCCAAACGCACCCTCGTCACCGGACTGGCGATCATCGTCGTGTTCTCGGCGCTGGCGGGCGCGGCCGGCGGGATCGGCGGCATCGTCGGCTTCCGCGCCGGTTGGGGCCTCGGCAACGCGCTGTTCATCGCGACCTCGCTGGCGGTGATCGTCGGCTCGGCCAGCGGCGGTTTCGGCGGCGCGATCGTCCTCTACGAGACGGCGCTGGGCGTCGGCATCGCGACCGGCCCGCTGCTCGGCGGCCTGCTCGGCGACATCAGCTGGCGCGGCCCGTTCTTCGGGGTCTCGGTCCTGATGCTGATCGCCCTGGTCGCGACGGTCGTGTTCGTCGACAGGACGCCGAAGCCGGACACGCCGTCGAAGCTGTCGGAACCCCTGTCGGCGCTGAAGCACCGCAACCTGCGGACCACCAGCCTCGTCGGCCTGCTCTACAACTGGGGCTTCTTCACCCTGCTCGGCTACGCGCCGTTCCTGATGAACCTCTCGGCGCTGCGGCTCGGAGCCGTGTTCTTCGCCTGGGGCATCCTGGTCGCGCTGTTCGCGGTGTTCGGCGCCGTCTGGCTCAAGGAGCGCTTCGGCACGGCCCGGACGCTCTACGGCAGCCTGATCTGCGTCGCGGTCATCCTGGCGGTCATCGGCGCCTTCTCCGGCACGGTGTGGGCGGTCATCGCCGCCGTGATCGCGTCGGGCGCGTTCGTCGGCCTGAACAACACCCTGGTCACGACCGCCGTCATGAGCATCTCGCCGGTGCCGCGCAACGTCGCCTCGGCGACCTACGGCTTCGTCCGGTTCATCGGCGGCGGCCTGGCGCCGTTCGCCGCGGGCCTGCTGGCCGAGAGCGTCGGGGTCAAGGTCCCGTTCCTGATCGCGGCGGTCGTCGTGCTGGTCGGTGCCGCGCTGCTGAGCACGGTGCACAAGGCCCTCGAGGACGCCGACGCCGAGCAGACCGCCCCGTCGCACCGGCGTGCGGACGCCGAGGAGGCCGTCCGGACGGTCCCCGCCGTCGAGGAGGAGGCCGTCCTCGCCGGGAAGGCCCTGCTCGAGGACCGTCGATGA
- a CDS encoding MarR family winged helix-turn-helix transcriptional regulator produces the protein MNEPVGTVRDESLPSGAPDVAELSVALERTASWLRRALRNPEWNAVALSTLDELARGAPRRVTELAALERTSQPGMTGILARLEAAGLVRRDPDPTDGRATLITVTEAGREHIAVRHAERARFLSDRIQTLSDDDRRALLGATRALAALADPEEEVVS, from the coding sequence GTGAACGAACCAGTCGGCACCGTCCGGGACGAGTCGCTCCCGTCCGGCGCTCCGGACGTCGCGGAGCTGTCCGTGGCGCTGGAGCGCACGGCGAGCTGGCTGCGACGGGCGCTGCGGAACCCCGAATGGAACGCCGTGGCCCTGTCCACGCTCGACGAGCTGGCCCGCGGCGCCCCGCGCCGCGTCACCGAGCTCGCGGCCCTCGAGCGGACCAGCCAGCCCGGGATGACGGGCATCCTCGCCCGCCTCGAGGCCGCCGGCCTCGTCCGCCGCGATCCGGACCCGACGGACGGCCGCGCCACGCTGATCACCGTCACCGAGGCCGGCCGGGAGCACATCGCCGTGCGCCACGCCGAGCGCGCCCGGTTCCTGTCCGATCGCATCCAGACCCTGTCCGACGACGACCGGCGCGCACTGCTCGGCGCGACCCGCGCCCTGGCCGCCCTCGCCGACCCCGAAGAGGAAGTGGTGTCGTGA
- a CDS encoding DUF3040 domain-containing protein: MTPPESRPPRLTEAEQRQLDELERRLANQFPDLAGNFSGGRPPRLERRRVAIVLAAAGVALIVLAAVVGGVGGALAVLCSLAATAGVVALLHRRAARPGPQSGPGARRADSGATGS; encoded by the coding sequence GTGACCCCTCCCGAGTCCCGACCCCCTCGCCTCACCGAGGCGGAGCAGCGCCAGCTCGACGAGCTGGAGCGCCGCCTCGCGAACCAGTTCCCCGACCTCGCCGGGAACTTCTCCGGCGGCCGCCCGCCCCGGCTCGAACGGCGGCGCGTCGCGATCGTGCTCGCGGCCGCCGGCGTGGCCCTGATCGTGCTCGCCGCGGTCGTCGGCGGTGTGGGCGGCGCCCTCGCGGTGCTGTGCAGCCTGGCCGCCACCGCCGGCGTCGTCGCGCTGCTGCATCGCCGTGCGGCGCGCCCCGGCCCGCAGTCGGGCCCCGGCGCGAGGCGCGCGGACTCCGGCGCCACCGGGAGCTGA
- a CDS encoding universal stress protein — MRTPDPSAPDQSGAGSPGGFEIGCDGPRAIVVGVDGSDTGWRALHYAVGQARRQGGRVVAVYADRLPGMAFATAMPLAATAVVDPAQDRMLEELRREVVELGPQYDITVGFEMAVGDPVAVLTAVAERVRADAIVVGASVQAGHKLFGSVAMRVVKTGRWPVTVVP, encoded by the coding sequence ATGAGAACCCCGGACCCGTCGGCTCCGGACCAGTCGGGCGCCGGGTCGCCCGGCGGGTTCGAGATCGGCTGCGACGGGCCGCGCGCGATCGTCGTCGGGGTCGACGGCTCGGACACCGGCTGGCGGGCCCTGCACTACGCCGTCGGGCAGGCCCGGCGGCAGGGCGGTCGTGTCGTGGCGGTCTACGCGGACCGGCTGCCGGGCATGGCCTTCGCCACGGCGATGCCCCTGGCCGCGACCGCGGTCGTCGACCCGGCCCAGGACAGGATGCTGGAGGAGCTCCGCCGCGAGGTCGTGGAGCTCGGCCCGCAGTACGACATCACCGTCGGGTTCGAGATGGCGGTCGGGGACCCGGTGGCGGTGCTGACGGCTGTGGCCGAGCGGGTCCGGGCGGACGCGATCGTCGTCGGCGCGAGCGTGCAGGCGGGGCACAAGTTGTTCGGCTCGGTCGCCATGCGCGTGGTCAAGACGGGTCGGTGGCCGGTGACCGTGGTGCCCTGA
- a CDS encoding SDR family NAD(P)-dependent oxidoreductase: protein MTITDRPGADVSTISPADMEAFLRVLAHVDTLPTEHPDAVRIRHATSGIWKSVKQRRKADRRRAVTEADEAVTAATATGAPGRIDDETAGIPLVSATAGASAGTLLRARGCYVCKQRYTVVDAFYHQLCPTCAALNRAHRDARTDLTGRRALLTGGRAKIGMYIALRLLRDGAHTTITTRFPNDAVRRFAAMEDSAEWLHRLRIIGVDLRDPAQVVALADTVAAQGPLDVLINNAAQTVRRSPGSYSALVEAENAPLPAGPLPDVVTFSHVSEAHPAALTGALDVGGAQTLTDLALTARSASPDRIAAGTAVDAGGLLPDTAPVNSWTNTVSDVDALELLEVQLCNQTAPFILVSRLRPMLAAGAAAAPSGRSYVVNVSAMEGVFARGYKGPGHPHTNMAKAALNMMTRTSSAEMFDTDRILMTAVDTGWITDERPHPMKLRLAEIGFHAPLDLVDGAARVYHPVVRGEAGEDLHGCFLKDYAPSNW from the coding sequence ATGACGATCACCGACCGGCCCGGGGCCGACGTGTCCACGATCTCCCCCGCGGACATGGAGGCGTTCCTCCGCGTCCTCGCGCACGTCGACACGCTACCCACGGAGCACCCGGACGCGGTCCGGATCCGGCACGCGACCTCCGGGATCTGGAAGTCCGTCAAGCAGCGCCGCAAGGCTGACCGGCGGCGCGCGGTCACCGAGGCGGACGAGGCCGTCACGGCCGCGACCGCCACGGGTGCGCCCGGCCGGATCGACGACGAGACGGCCGGGATCCCGCTGGTCTCGGCCACCGCCGGAGCCAGCGCGGGGACACTGCTGCGCGCCCGCGGCTGCTACGTCTGCAAGCAGCGCTACACGGTCGTCGACGCGTTCTACCACCAGCTCTGTCCCACGTGCGCCGCGCTGAACCGGGCCCACCGGGACGCGCGCACAGACCTCACCGGGCGGCGCGCGCTGCTCACCGGGGGCCGCGCCAAGATCGGCATGTACATCGCGCTGCGGCTGCTGCGGGACGGCGCGCACACCACGATCACCACGCGGTTCCCCAACGACGCGGTACGGCGCTTCGCGGCGATGGAGGACAGCGCGGAGTGGCTGCACCGCCTGCGGATCATCGGCGTGGACCTGCGGGATCCGGCGCAGGTGGTCGCGCTGGCGGACACGGTCGCGGCGCAGGGCCCGCTGGACGTCCTGATCAACAACGCCGCGCAGACCGTACGCCGCTCCCCCGGCTCGTACTCGGCGCTCGTCGAGGCCGAGAACGCGCCGCTGCCCGCCGGGCCGCTGCCGGACGTCGTCACCTTCTCGCACGTCAGCGAGGCGCACCCGGCGGCGCTGACCGGTGCCCTCGACGTCGGCGGCGCCCAGACACTCACCGATCTCGCGCTCACCGCGCGGAGCGCGTCGCCGGACCGGATCGCCGCCGGGACGGCCGTCGACGCGGGCGGGCTGCTGCCGGACACCGCGCCGGTCAACAGCTGGACGAACACGGTCTCCGACGTCGACGCCCTCGAGCTGCTCGAGGTCCAGCTCTGCAACCAGACGGCCCCGTTCATCCTGGTCAGCAGGCTGCGGCCGATGCTGGCGGCAGGGGCGGCCGCGGCGCCGTCGGGCCGTTCCTACGTGGTGAACGTCAGCGCGATGGAGGGGGTGTTCGCGCGCGGCTACAAGGGCCCCGGGCACCCGCACACGAACATGGCGAAGGCCGCCCTGAACATGATGACGCGCACCAGCTCTGCGGAGATGTTCGACACGGACCGGATCCTGATGACGGCCGTCGACACCGGCTGGATCACCGACGAACGGCCGCACCCGATGAAGCTGCGGCTGGCGGAGATCGGGTTCCACGCCCCGCTGGACCTCGTCGACGGCGCGGCACGGGTCTACCACCCGGTCGTCCGCGGCGAGGCGGGCGAGGACCTGCACGGCTGTTTCCTCAAGGACTACGCGCCCTCGAACTGGTAA
- a CDS encoding DUF3099 domain-containing protein — protein sequence MRRRKRTYVVIMVIHIVGFGVGGALYEVAREIGLVLLLVTIPLPWIAVVLANDDGPLSPRRLRRRRAARGRTELDPERDVGSPPDRS from the coding sequence CTGCGCCGGCGGAAGCGCACGTACGTCGTGATCATGGTGATCCACATCGTGGGGTTCGGGGTGGGTGGGGCGCTCTACGAGGTCGCGCGGGAGATCGGCCTCGTCCTGTTGCTCGTGACGATCCCGCTGCCCTGGATCGCGGTGGTCCTGGCGAACGACGACGGGCCGCTGTCACCGCGCAGGCTCCGCCGACGCCGCGCGGCACGTGGGCGCACCGAGCTGGATCCGGAACGGGACGTGGGGTCACCGCCGGACCGCTCCTGA
- the recC gene encoding exodeoxyribonuclease V subunit gamma codes for MLHVHRAERADRLAEGLAEVLAAPPADPFTPEIVAVPEKGVERWLGQRLALRLGVGSGSDGVCANVRFPSPGAVLAETVDAATGVDPEVDPWHPARAVWPLLEVIDEAVTGTGFAALAAHLGASGEGRRYAVARRLSDLFAGYASHRPDMLAAWLSNRDTDGDAPLPEDVAWQAELWRRLRTRIDAPGPAERLLDAVEALGRDPGLAELPERMSVFGPTRLAAQHLAVLEALAEHRDVHLWLPHPSPALWAAVADRAGGGPPPRRATDETAEKVTHPLLRSLGRDVRELQLRLPVAAEQHHHDAALPEPRTLLERLQADLRRDALPAEPPLLDPADHSVRVHACHGPDRQVEVLREVVLGLLEADPTLEPRDVIVMCPDIEAFAPLISASFGLAGEGAPADVHPGHSLRVRLADRALRQANPLLGTVSALLELADARVSASQVLDLVGSSPVRRRFRLDDDALDRIGELVVRAGVRWGLDGEHRRPYRLDGFPQNTWSAGLDRMLLGVAMAETPGEQGWLGTALPLDDVDSSDVDLVGGLAEILDRLRTALESLAGPQPLTAWADALLDGLSALTGTAPSEAWQDAQARAELADVVRSAGPQAGTVPLTLADVRGLLADRLRGRPSRANFRTGTLTVATLVPMRSVPHRVVCLLGVDDGVFPRTGTPDGDDVLARDPRVGERDPRSEDRQLLLDALTAATEHLVIVASGADERSGARRPPAVPLGELLDAVDVSVRTADGTPAREAITVRHPLQPFDPRNFVGSSPFSFDRASLAGARASVTERRPAPPFLAEPLPAPVEDPAESGVVELDDLVRFVEHPVKAFLRQRVGMVLRSEDDAAGDALPVDLDGLGRWAVGDRLLRDRLAGAELERCTQAEWRRGELPPGSLGRAVLEKVTSDVEPLVAASAELRGSAEPVSRDVAAPAPVDGGGNVRVVGTVAGLHGSTIVRVEYSRLGPKHRLRAWAQLLALTVTHPDVRWRAVTLGRGRGGGAQRSTIGPVSPEAAAAALAELVALHREGLREPLPLPTPCAAAYASARIRGAAPRDAAASAQRDWSPFECEDEAHLTVLGAKAPFEAILTAPGTHEPTRFGDLAMRLWTPLIDAETLDVP; via the coding sequence GTGTTGCACGTGCACCGGGCCGAACGGGCCGACCGGCTGGCCGAAGGCCTCGCCGAGGTCCTCGCGGCGCCCCCGGCGGATCCGTTCACCCCGGAGATCGTGGCGGTGCCCGAGAAGGGCGTCGAGCGGTGGCTGGGGCAGCGGCTGGCGCTGCGGCTCGGTGTGGGCAGCGGCTCCGACGGGGTGTGCGCGAACGTCCGGTTCCCGTCGCCCGGGGCCGTCCTCGCGGAGACGGTGGACGCCGCGACGGGGGTCGACCCGGAGGTCGATCCCTGGCACCCGGCCCGCGCGGTGTGGCCGCTGCTGGAGGTGATCGACGAGGCGGTGACCGGCACGGGGTTCGCGGCGCTCGCCGCGCACCTCGGCGCGAGCGGGGAGGGCCGCCGGTACGCGGTCGCGCGCAGGCTGTCGGACCTGTTCGCGGGCTACGCGTCGCACCGTCCGGACATGCTGGCGGCCTGGCTGTCGAACCGGGACACCGACGGCGACGCGCCCCTACCCGAGGACGTGGCCTGGCAGGCCGAGCTGTGGCGGCGGCTGCGGACCCGGATCGACGCGCCCGGCCCCGCCGAGCGGCTGCTCGATGCGGTCGAGGCGCTCGGCCGTGACCCCGGGCTCGCGGAGCTCCCCGAGCGGATGTCGGTCTTCGGGCCGACCCGGCTGGCCGCCCAGCACCTCGCGGTCCTGGAAGCGCTGGCCGAGCACCGGGACGTCCACCTCTGGCTGCCGCACCCCTCGCCCGCGCTGTGGGCCGCCGTCGCGGACCGGGCCGGCGGGGGCCCGCCGCCCCGTCGCGCGACGGACGAGACCGCCGAGAAGGTCACGCACCCGCTGCTGCGCTCGCTGGGCCGGGACGTCCGGGAGCTGCAGCTCCGGCTGCCCGTCGCCGCCGAGCAGCACCACCACGACGCCGCCCTCCCCGAGCCCCGCACGCTGCTGGAACGCCTCCAGGCGGACCTGCGGCGGGACGCGCTCCCGGCCGAGCCGCCGCTGCTGGACCCGGCGGACCACAGCGTCCGAGTCCACGCCTGCCACGGGCCGGACCGGCAGGTCGAGGTGCTCCGCGAGGTCGTGCTCGGGCTGCTCGAGGCGGACCCCACGCTCGAACCGCGGGACGTGATCGTCATGTGCCCGGACATCGAGGCGTTCGCCCCGCTGATCTCGGCGTCCTTCGGGCTCGCCGGGGAGGGGGCGCCCGCGGACGTCCACCCCGGGCACAGCCTGCGCGTCCGGCTCGCGGACCGCGCGCTGCGGCAGGCGAACCCGCTGCTCGGCACGGTCTCCGCGCTCCTGGAGCTGGCCGACGCCCGGGTCTCCGCCTCGCAGGTGCTGGACCTGGTCGGCTCCTCCCCCGTCCGCCGGCGCTTCCGGCTCGACGACGACGCGCTGGACCGGATCGGCGAGCTCGTCGTCCGGGCCGGGGTGCGGTGGGGCCTCGACGGCGAGCACCGCCGCCCGTACCGGCTGGACGGGTTCCCGCAGAACACCTGGTCGGCGGGCCTGGACCGGATGCTGCTCGGGGTCGCGATGGCCGAGACGCCCGGCGAGCAGGGCTGGCTCGGCACGGCGCTCCCGCTCGACGACGTGGACTCCTCGGACGTCGATCTCGTCGGCGGGCTCGCCGAGATCCTGGACCGGCTGCGCACCGCACTGGAGTCCCTCGCCGGGCCGCAGCCGCTCACGGCCTGGGCGGACGCGCTGCTCGACGGCCTGTCCGCGCTCACCGGCACCGCGCCGTCGGAGGCCTGGCAGGACGCGCAGGCCCGCGCCGAGCTGGCGGACGTCGTCCGCTCCGCCGGGCCGCAGGCCGGGACCGTGCCCCTCACCCTCGCCGACGTGCGCGGGCTGCTCGCCGACCGGCTCCGCGGCCGGCCCAGCCGGGCGAACTTCCGGACCGGCACGCTGACCGTCGCGACGCTGGTGCCGATGCGCTCGGTGCCGCACCGGGTCGTCTGCCTGCTCGGCGTCGACGACGGCGTGTTCCCCCGCACCGGCACCCCGGACGGGGACGACGTGCTGGCCCGGGACCCGCGCGTCGGTGAGCGGGACCCGCGCAGCGAGGACCGCCAGCTCCTGCTCGACGCGCTGACCGCGGCCACCGAGCACCTGGTGATCGTGGCGTCCGGGGCGGACGAGCGGTCCGGGGCCCGGCGGCCGCCGGCGGTACCGCTGGGCGAGCTGCTGGACGCCGTCGACGTCTCCGTCCGGACCGCGGACGGCACGCCGGCGCGCGAGGCGATCACCGTGCGGCACCCGTTGCAGCCGTTCGACCCGCGGAACTTCGTGGGCTCGTCCCCCTTCAGCTTCGACCGGGCCTCCCTGGCCGGGGCCCGGGCCTCGGTCACCGAGCGCCGGCCCGCGCCGCCGTTCCTGGCCGAGCCGTTGCCCGCCCCCGTGGAGGACCCGGCCGAGTCCGGTGTCGTCGAGCTGGACGATCTCGTGCGGTTCGTCGAGCATCCGGTGAAGGCGTTCCTGCGGCAGCGCGTCGGGATGGTGCTGCGGTCCGAGGACGACGCGGCCGGCGACGCCCTTCCGGTGGACCTGGACGGGCTCGGCAGGTGGGCCGTCGGGGACCGGCTGCTCCGGGACCGCCTCGCCGGCGCCGAGCTGGAGCGCTGTACGCAGGCCGAGTGGCGGCGCGGCGAGCTGCCGCCCGGCTCGCTCGGCCGCGCCGTGCTGGAGAAGGTGACCTCGGACGTCGAACCGCTGGTGGCGGCGTCGGCGGAGCTGCGCGGGTCGGCCGAGCCGGTGTCGCGGGACGTGGCCGCCCCGGCCCCGGTGGACGGAGGCGGGAACGTGCGGGTGGTCGGGACGGTCGCCGGGCTGCACGGGAGCACGATCGTCCGGGTCGAGTACTCCCGGCTCGGCCCGAAGCACCGGCTGCGGGCCTGGGCCCAGCTGCTCGCGCTCACCGTGACCCACCCGGACGTCCGGTGGCGGGCGGTCACACTCGGCCGTGGCCGGGGCGGCGGGGCGCAACGCTCGACGATCGGGCCCGTCAGCCCCGAGGCGGCCGCCGCGGCGCTGGCCGAGCTCGTCGCCCTGCACCGGGAGGGCCTGCGGGAACCGCTGCCGCTGCCCACGCCGTGTGCGGCGGCCTACGCGAGCGCCCGGATCCGCGGGGCGGCGCCGCGGGACGCGGCCGCCTCGGCGCAACGGGACTGGAGCCCGTTCGAGTGCGAGGACGAGGCCCACCTGACGGTGCTCGGCGCGAAGGCGCCGTTCGAGGCGATCCTCACCGCGCCGGGCACACACGAACCGACCCGTTTCGGAGACCTGGCGATGCGCCTCTGGACCCCCTTGATCGACGCCGAGACCCTGGACGTCCCGTGA
- a CDS encoding DUF6319 family protein, protein MTTADTVSSADAPAATPSAPAAAPDAPTATETPAPAKPRRGRPKGSSTARTTRVVELTLTVAGSADGEWQAELKRGTTWIARALPVTAAAVQKAVAELHQDLAGPIEEVIVEARAAREAKVAELEAQLEQARKALAELD, encoded by the coding sequence GTGACCACCGCCGACACCGTGAGCAGCGCCGACGCCCCCGCGGCGACCCCGTCCGCCCCCGCCGCCGCCCCGGACGCGCCGACGGCGACGGAGACCCCGGCGCCCGCGAAGCCCAGGCGCGGCCGCCCGAAGGGCTCGTCGACGGCACGGACGACCCGGGTCGTCGAGCTGACCCTGACCGTCGCCGGCTCCGCGGACGGCGAGTGGCAGGCCGAGCTCAAGCGCGGCACCACCTGGATCGCGCGCGCCCTGCCCGTCACCGCCGCCGCCGTGCAGAAGGCGGTCGCGGAGCTGCACCAGGACCTCGCCGGCCCGATCGAGGAGGTCATCGTCGAGGCCCGCGCCGCGCGCGAGGCCAAGGTCGCCGAGCTGGAGGCCCAGCTGGAGCAGGCCCGCAAGGCCCTCGCCGAGCTGGACTGA